A single window of Electrophorus electricus isolate fEleEle1 chromosome 16, fEleEle1.pri, whole genome shotgun sequence DNA harbors:
- the taf5l gene encoding TAF5-like RNA polymerase II p300/CBP-associated factor-associated factor 65 kDa subunit 5L has protein sequence MKRGRAEQIQYAVAQYLKRRQYVDVESSLKGAKLTQSAEEMAASLTVQTESSCANVVSAAPCHSDSQQYESQFSRLRTFLLEAEIPLGREVSAVLFPLFLYLHLDMVRCGLKGAVDAFYGRFHSLFQQDGEQKAIVEQLRGVLTPQDVASNSKLCALLDHKYVVHLTDRAYSYLLRYLQSEDNSALCRVLSTHLQVEVTAVRHTDYQLYGAGLVAGVDGAEGAESVEVPAGLPQSEAALEALQDCIKRVREGPPSLTTVCFYAFRDPEGLLNGAEVSPDSRLLAAAFDSSAVKLWSLRARKLKAAPHAADVATVRLACDVLEEEADEEDSSGSETKTLRGHCGPVYRAAFLTDSSGLLSCSEDSTVRYWDLRTFTNAALFAGHAYPVWDVAVSPCSLYFATASQDRTARLWTLSRAFPLRVYAGHLADVDCARFHPNSNYLATGSTDKTVRLWSIQQGATARLFTGHRGPVHALAFSPNGRYLASAGEDQRVKLWDLASGGLLKDLRGHAHSVTALSFSPDSSLVASAALDNSVRVWDIRGGHGGGAGPAADGSSAELVGLYSGDTGSVLNVQFMACNLLLVTGTAPEKQEQ, from the exons ATGAAACGGGGCCGTGCGGAGCAGATCCAGTACGCGGTGGCGCAGTACCTGAAGCGGCGCCAGTATGTGGATGTAGAGAGCTCGCTCAAAGGGGCTAAGCTGACGCAGTCCGCAGAGGAAATGGCCGCCAGTCTCACGG TCCAAACAGAGTCTAGCTGTGCAAACGTGGTGTCAGCAGCACCCTGCCATTCAGACTCTCAGCAGTATGAGTCTCAGTTCTCCAGGTTACGCACCTTTTTGCTGG AGGCGGAGATACCGTTGGGCCGGGAGGTGAGCGCGGTCCtgtttcctctcttcctctacctGCATCTGGACATGGTGCGCTGTGGCCTGAAGGGGGCAGTAGACGCATTCTACGGCCGCTTCCACTCGCTCTTTCAGCAGGATGGCGAGCAGAAGGCCATCGTCGAGCAGCTCCGTGGAGTGCTCACGCCACAG gaTGTGGCCTCAAACTCCAAACTGTGTGCCCTGCTGGACCACAAGTACGTGGTCCACCTGACAGACCGCGCCTACAGCTACCTCCTACGCTACCTGCAGAGTGAGGACAACAGCGCCCTCTGCAGGGTGCTCAGCACACACCTACAG GTGGAGGTGACGGCCGTGCGCCACACCGACTACCAGCTCTACGGGGCGGGGCTCGTGGCGGGGGTGGACGGGGCAGAGGGGGCGGAGTCCGTGGAGGTCCCGGCAGGGCTGCCACAGAGCGAGGCGGCGCTGGAGGCGCTGCAGGATTGCATCAAGCGCGTGCGGGAGGGCCCGCCCTCGCTGACCACCGTCTGCTTCTACGCCTTCCGGGACCCGGAGGGGCTCCTGAACGGCGCCGAGGTGTCGCCCGACAGCCGCCTCCTCGCCGCCGCCTTTGACAGCTCCGCCGTCAAGCTGTGGAGTCTGCGCGCCCGCAAGCTGAAGGCGGCGCCACACGCCGCCGACGTGGCCACCGTGCGGCTGGCCTGTGACgtgctggaggaggag GCGGATGAAGAGGACAGCTCGGGGAGCGAGACGAAGACCCTGCGGGGCCACTGTGGGCCAGTGTACCGCGCGGCCTTCCTGACGGACAGCTCGGGCCTACTGTCGTGCTCTGAGGACTCAACGGTGCGCTACTGGGACCTGCGCACGTTCACCAACGCGGCGCTGTTCGCCGGCCACGCCTACCCCGTGTGGGACGTGGCCGTGAGCCCGTGCAGCCTGTACTTCGCCACAGCGTCACAGGACCGCACGGCACGCCTCTGGACGCTCTCGCGCGCCTTCCCGCTGCGCGTCTACGCCGGCCACCTGGCCGACGTCGACTGCGCGCGCTTCCACCCCAACTCCAACTACCTGGCGACAGGCTCCACTGACAAGACTGTGCGCCTGTGGAGCATCCAGCAGGGGGCAACGGCACGCCTGTTCACGGGCCACCGCGGGCCCGTGCATGCCCTGGCCTTCTCGCCCAACGGCCGGTACTTGGCATCGGCGGGCGAGGACCAGCGTGTCAAGCTGTGGGACCTGGCGTCGGGCGGCCTGCTGAAGGACCTCCGCGGCCACGCCCACTCCGTCACGGCCCTGTCGTTCAGCCCGGACAGCTCGCTAGTGGCGTCTGCCGCCCTGGACAACTCCGTGCGGGTGTGGGACATCCGGGGCGGGCacgggggcggggcggggccgGCGGCAGACGGCTCCAGTGCGGAGCTGGTGGGGCTGTACTCCGGGGATACGGGCAGCGTGCTCAACGTACAGTTCATGGCCTGTAACCTGCTGCTGGTGACAGGCACAGCACCGGAGAAACAGGAGCAGTGA